Proteins co-encoded in one Streptomyces sp. SLBN-31 genomic window:
- a CDS encoding class I SAM-dependent methyltransferase encodes MVNVGAGTGSYEPARTVLAVEPSRVMVAQRQLGSAPAVCAVAERLPLRDGAADAVMALLTVHHWTDPAAGIAELRRVARRRIVVLTWDQRIFRERFWLVREYLPAAAAFDDSRAVAVDRLAALLGGARAEPVPVPHDCTDGFGAAFWRRPHAYLDPRVRAGISLFAQTGEDAVAPGLAALADDLAAGRWQARHAGLVTLDTLDVGYRLLVADV; translated from the coding sequence GTGGTCAACGTCGGGGCGGGCACCGGTTCCTACGAGCCCGCGCGCACCGTGCTCGCCGTCGAGCCCAGCCGGGTCATGGTGGCCCAGCGCCAGCTGGGGAGCGCGCCCGCGGTGTGCGCGGTGGCCGAGCGTCTTCCGCTGCGGGACGGCGCCGCCGACGCCGTCATGGCGCTGCTGACCGTCCATCACTGGACCGACCCGGCGGCCGGGATCGCCGAACTGCGCAGGGTCGCCCGCCGCCGGATCGTCGTTCTGACCTGGGATCAGCGGATCTTCCGCGAGCGGTTCTGGCTGGTGCGCGAGTACCTGCCCGCGGCGGCCGCCTTCGACGACTCCCGGGCCGTCGCCGTCGACCGCCTCGCGGCCCTGCTCGGCGGGGCGCGCGCGGAGCCGGTGCCCGTCCCGCACGACTGCACGGACGGCTTCGGCGCCGCGTTCTGGCGCCGCCCCCACGCCTATCTCGATCCTCGGGTCAGGGCCGGCATCTCCCTGTTCGCGCAGACCGGCGAGGACGCCGTCGCACCCGGGCTGGCAGCGCTCGCCGACGACCTCGCGGCGGGGCGCTGGCAGGCACGGCACGCCGGTCTGGTCACCTTGGACACCCTCGACGTCGGCTACCGGCTCCTGGTGGCGGATGTCTGA
- a CDS encoding VOC family protein gives MTAGLNTIIYPVKDIARAKAVFSALLETEPYADEPYYVGFKDAGQDIGLNPNGHAQGWTGPVPYWHVSDIRGRLAALVEAGAEVLEDVRDVGNGRLIASLKDADGNLIGLLQDPAA, from the coding sequence ATGACCGCCGGCCTGAACACGATCATCTACCCCGTCAAGGACATCGCCCGAGCGAAGGCGGTGTTCAGCGCCCTGCTGGAGACGGAGCCCTACGCGGACGAGCCGTACTACGTCGGCTTCAAGGACGCCGGACAGGACATCGGTCTCAACCCCAACGGCCACGCGCAGGGGTGGACCGGGCCGGTGCCGTACTGGCACGTCTCCGACATCCGGGGACGTCTGGCCGCGCTGGTGGAGGCGGGTGCCGAGGTGCTGGAGGACGTCCGCGACGTGGGCAACGGCAGGCTGATCGCCTCCCTGAAGGACGCGGACGGCAACCTTATCGGGCTGCTCCAGGACCCCGCCGCCTGA
- a CDS encoding MarR family winged helix-turn-helix transcriptional regulator yields MAVKTADARLEAKWRDILSVHARAMCEIDRALHPHGLGASDFEVLDILASEAPEEGAQCRVQNLVGRVHLSQSALSRLIGRLEKDGLVERSVCAEDRRGVYVALTRKGRDLHTEVLPLQRAALGRILG; encoded by the coding sequence ATGGCGGTGAAGACGGCAGACGCCCGGCTCGAGGCGAAGTGGCGGGACATCCTGTCCGTGCACGCGCGCGCGATGTGCGAGATCGACCGGGCGCTGCACCCGCACGGCCTGGGCGCGAGCGATTTCGAGGTGCTCGACATCCTCGCGTCCGAGGCGCCCGAGGAGGGCGCCCAGTGCCGGGTGCAGAACCTCGTGGGGCGGGTGCATCTCAGCCAGAGCGCGCTGTCCCGCCTCATCGGCCGGCTGGAGAAGGACGGCCTGGTCGAGCGTTCCGTCTGCGCCGAGGACCGGCGGGGCGTGTACGTCGCTCTCACCCGCAAGGGGCGCGACCTGCACACCGAGGTCCTGCCGCTGCAGCGCGCCGCGCTGGGGCGCATCCTGGGCTGA
- a CDS encoding TetR/AcrR family transcriptional regulator has translation MHSRTRRYHHGDLRAALMARAEQTLRERGPADLSLRELARDLGVSHAAPSRHFKDKQALLDALAQAGFERLREVLEASQQGAGESFAERFDAMVRAYVGFALENAALLELMYSLKHAPEASEALVVATERWSELLERLIEEGQRRGEVRKGSLERVGSPIFAVLHGYADLAATGHLPPEVGETGLDDVIAFVLRGCAPD, from the coding sequence ATGCACTCCCGGACTCGCCGCTACCACCACGGAGATTTGCGCGCCGCCCTGATGGCGCGAGCCGAGCAGACGCTCCGCGAGAGGGGGCCGGCCGACCTGTCGCTGCGGGAACTCGCCCGCGATCTCGGCGTCAGCCACGCCGCGCCGAGCCGTCACTTCAAGGACAAGCAGGCGCTGCTGGACGCGCTGGCGCAGGCCGGATTCGAACGGCTGCGGGAGGTCCTTGAGGCGTCACAGCAGGGGGCCGGCGAATCCTTCGCGGAGCGTTTCGACGCGATGGTCCGCGCCTACGTGGGCTTCGCCCTGGAGAACGCCGCGCTGCTGGAGCTGATGTACTCGCTCAAGCACGCCCCGGAGGCGTCCGAGGCCCTGGTCGTGGCCACCGAGCGCTGGTCGGAGCTGCTCGAGCGGCTGATCGAGGAGGGGCAGCGCAGGGGCGAGGTGCGCAAGGGGTCGCTGGAGCGGGTCGGGAGCCCGATCTTCGCGGTGCTGCACGGCTACGCCGACCTCGCGGCGACCGGACACCTGCCCCCGGAGGTCGGCGAGACGGGGCTCGACGACGTCATCGCCTTCGTGCTGCGGGGCTGCGCGCCGGACTGA
- a CDS encoding oxidoreductase has translation MATRSSKWNLSDIPDQTGRTAVVTGANSGLGIATVEALAGAGAHVVLAVRDPARGTAAAARVNGSVEVRRLDLADLASVREFAAQWQGDLELLVNNARVMNIPESTTKDGFETQFGTNHLGHFALTNLLLPHITDRVVTVSSGAHRMPGSPRIHFDNLNLTGEYAPIKAYSQSKLANLLFTLELQRRLEASGSSMRALAAHPGWAATNLQSHDGSAVRRLLMRFGNRFVAQDNKAGALPTLYAAVQDLPGASYVGPDGLGEMRGAPALVGRSAAASDPVTARRLWDVSEELTGVAFPLSAAVARV, from the coding sequence ATGGCTACTCGATCCAGCAAGTGGAATCTCAGCGACATCCCCGACCAGACCGGCCGTACCGCCGTCGTCACGGGCGCCAACAGCGGGCTGGGCATCGCCACCGTGGAGGCGCTGGCCGGCGCCGGCGCACATGTGGTGCTCGCCGTGCGGGACCCGGCTCGGGGCACGGCCGCCGCGGCGCGGGTGAACGGAAGCGTGGAGGTACGCCGTCTCGACCTCGCCGACCTTGCCTCCGTGCGGGAGTTCGCGGCGCAGTGGCAGGGCGATCTGGAGCTGCTCGTCAACAACGCCCGCGTCATGAACATCCCGGAGTCCACCACGAAGGACGGCTTCGAGACGCAGTTCGGCACCAATCACCTGGGCCACTTCGCCCTGACCAACCTGCTGCTGCCGCACATCACCGACCGGGTGGTGACCGTGTCCTCCGGCGCGCACCGGATGCCGGGCAGCCCGCGCATCCACTTCGACAACCTCAACCTGACCGGCGAATACGCCCCGATCAAGGCCTACAGCCAGTCGAAGCTCGCCAACCTCCTGTTCACCCTGGAACTGCAGCGCCGGCTCGAGGCCTCGGGCTCGTCCATGCGGGCGCTCGCCGCGCACCCCGGGTGGGCCGCGACCAACCTCCAGAGCCACGACGGCAGCGCGGTGCGCCGCCTCCTGATGCGGTTCGGCAACCGCTTCGTCGCCCAGGACAACAAGGCGGGCGCCCTGCCCACCCTGTACGCCGCCGTCCAGGACCTGCCCGGCGCGAGCTACGTCGGGCCGGACGGCCTCGGCGAGATGCGCGGTGCCCCGGCCCTGGTCGGCCGTTCCGCGGCGGCCAGCGACCCGGTCACCGCCCGCCGCCTGTGGGACGTCTCCGAGGAACTGACCGGCGTCGCCTTCCCGCTGTCCGCGGCCGTCGCGCGGGTGTGA
- a CDS encoding SseB family protein — MDTPANDHPATPARQALDALAVNTDDTAALDTLAGSEVLVPVPDDANQEDGADPSAVALPVLEQPGGDPVVPVFTSEGELADLLPFVSRYRLVPLGALASQWPADDLSLTIDAGSDRPLTLTSEGVRTLLARP, encoded by the coding sequence ATGGACACACCTGCCAACGACCACCCCGCCACACCGGCCCGGCAGGCGCTGGACGCGCTGGCCGTGAACACCGACGACACCGCGGCGCTGGACACCCTCGCCGGCAGCGAGGTGCTCGTGCCCGTACCCGACGACGCGAACCAGGAGGACGGCGCCGACCCCTCGGCCGTGGCGCTGCCCGTCCTCGAGCAGCCGGGCGGTGACCCGGTGGTGCCCGTGTTCACGTCGGAGGGAGAACTCGCCGACCTGCTGCCCTTCGTCTCGCGCTACCGGCTGGTGCCGCTGGGCGCGCTCGCCTCGCAGTGGCCCGCCGACGACCTGTCGCTGACCATAGACGCCGGCTCCGACCGCCCCCTGACGCTCACCTCGGAAGGCGTCCGCACCCTGCTGGCCCGGCCGTAA
- a CDS encoding peptidase E — translation MRAGTNPTPSPRRRVALLGGGFSSDDDGLLDDWMLSHVRTDWPRICFLPTASGDAPEYVERFLDAFRPRRHCMPSVLPLFERELDNDALRAHLLAQDVVYVGGGNTANMLAVWRVHGVDRLLREAYDRGTLLCGISAGANCWAEGSHTDSFGPLTFLRDGLGLLPGSVCPHYDSEPGRRPSYRSAVAAGSLPAGWALDDGTGALFTDGRLTETVTRLPHARVHRVEPDGRGGADEQALECRPLP, via the coding sequence GTGAGAGCCGGAACGAACCCGACCCCGAGCCCGCGACGCCGCGTGGCCCTCCTCGGCGGAGGCTTCAGCAGCGACGACGACGGGCTCCTGGACGACTGGATGCTCAGCCATGTGCGCACCGACTGGCCGCGCATCTGTTTCCTGCCGACCGCCAGCGGTGACGCGCCCGAGTACGTCGAGCGGTTCCTCGACGCCTTCCGGCCCCGTCGGCACTGCATGCCTTCCGTACTTCCGCTGTTCGAAAGGGAGTTGGACAATGACGCCCTGCGCGCGCATCTGCTCGCGCAGGACGTCGTGTACGTGGGCGGCGGCAACACCGCCAACATGCTCGCGGTGTGGCGCGTGCACGGCGTCGACCGGCTGCTGCGCGAGGCCTACGACCGCGGCACCCTGCTGTGCGGCATCAGTGCCGGCGCCAACTGCTGGGCGGAGGGCTCGCACACGGACTCCTTCGGCCCGCTGACCTTCCTGCGGGACGGACTGGGCCTGCTGCCCGGCTCCGTCTGCCCCCACTACGACAGCGAACCGGGCCGGCGCCCCTCCTACCGGTCCGCCGTCGCCGCCGGATCGCTGCCGGCCGGCTGGGCGCTGGACGACGGGACGGGCGCCCTGTTCACGGACGGCCGGCTCACGGAGACTGTGACCCGGCTGCCGCACGCCCGTGTGCACCGGGTGGAGCCGGACGGGCGCGGCGGCGCCGACGAACAGGCGCTGGAGTGCCGGCCGCTGCCCTGA
- a CDS encoding cysteine hydrolase family protein, with translation MTSGLLAVIDMQRVFAEPDSPWAAPRYAEAAAGVRRLLPAHGDRTVFTRFVAPTRPEGAWRAYYDRWPFARQAPDARLWELTDDFGDLAPRVLDAPTFGKWGPSLAALAEPEGHLVLAGVSTDCCVLSTALAAADSGIEVLVAADACAGADDDSHAKALHIMDLYRPLVRVTTVAQLLAEAQ, from the coding sequence ATGACCAGCGGACTGCTCGCCGTCATCGACATGCAACGCGTCTTCGCCGAACCCGACAGCCCCTGGGCGGCACCGCGCTACGCCGAGGCCGCGGCGGGAGTACGACGCCTGCTGCCGGCCCACGGCGACCGGACCGTCTTCACCCGCTTCGTGGCCCCCACCCGCCCCGAGGGCGCCTGGCGGGCCTACTACGACCGGTGGCCCTTCGCCCGGCAGGCGCCGGATGCCCGCCTGTGGGAGCTGACCGACGACTTCGGCGACCTGGCCCCGCGCGTCCTGGACGCGCCGACCTTCGGCAAGTGGGGCCCCTCCCTCGCCGCCCTCGCGGAGCCCGAGGGCCATCTGGTCCTGGCCGGGGTGAGCACCGACTGCTGCGTGCTGTCCACCGCCCTCGCCGCCGCCGACTCCGGCATCGAAGTACTGGTCGCCGCGGACGCCTGCGCGGGCGCCGATGACGACTCGCACGCCAAGGCGCTGCACATCATGGACCTCTACCGGCCGTTGGTCCGAGTCACCACGGTCGCCCAGTTGCTCGCGGAGGCGCAGTGA